Part of the Novosphingobium sp. ZN18A2 genome, ACCAATTACGTGAACTTCGTGGGCTTCAACGCGTGGTTCGGCCTCGATACCGGGTTCGAAGCGGTACGCGTGACCGAATGGAGCGAGCCGCAGGCGGTGATCGGCAGCTATCTCCAGCGGTATGCCTATCCGGATGACTACAAGAAGTTCGTTGCCGAAGGGCGCGAGTTGAAGAGCCGCACGACCGGCAAGATCTTCGGCAAGGATTTCTCCGGCGAGGAAGGCAATCGCGAGACCTACCTGAACACCACGCAAGGCACGAAGGACGCGGTCCGCTGCCTCCAGATGCGCGGCGAATACATGTTCGTGGCCGAAGGGAAGGGCGGTTTCCGCGCCTATGACATCGCGTCGATCGGCAACAAGGCGTTTTCGGAGCGCATCATTTCGGCGCCGTTCTCGCCGCTGGGCCATGACACGCACGTCAAGACCACAGACGCGACCTGCATGGCGCTGCCCACGAACCAGAACATCGCGCCCACGCGCAACACGCCCGAACTGCGCAAGGTGAACCAGGAACAGCCGTTCTCGCCCGTCTATCACTATGCCTTCATCACCGACCGGGTAGAGGGCCTGATCGCGGTGAACGTGGATACGCTGGCCGATGGCGAGTTCCGCAACAACTTCTTCTCGCGCCAGTTCACCTTCAATCCGGACGGTGTGCTGACGGGCGCGCGGCACATCACGCTGGCGGGCGATTATGCCTATATCGTGACCGACAAGGCGCTCGTCACCGTGCACCTGCCCAAGCCGTGGTCCCCGCAAAAGCCGTGTGAGGTTGCCGATCCGCTGAAGCACAAGAATGGCGAGACCTGCCTCGATCCCAAGGTTACATCGGTCGTCCCGCTCGACGATCCGCGCGCATCGGCGCTGCAGTTCCGCTATCTGTGGGTGACGACCGCGCACGGGCTGGAAGTAATGGACGTCACCGACATGGCGCATCCCAGGGAAGTGCCCGGGGCAACGGTGCCGCTCGACGATGCGCAGCGCGTCTATGTCGCGCGGACATATGCCTATGTCGCGGCGAAGAAGCAGGGTCTGGTGATCGTGGACGTGACCGATCCGATCAAGCCCAGGATCTACCAGCAGTTCACCGCCGGCGGGAAACTGGACGATGCCGAAGACGTGATCGTGGGGTCAACCAACGCATCGGCGTTCGCCTATGTCGCGGACGGGAAGAACGGTGTGAAGGTGATCCAGCTGACATCGCCGGAAAGCCAGCCCGGCTTCTACGGTTTCGCGCCCGAGCCCAAGCCGGAACTGATCGCCTGGGCGAAAACGCCCAGCCCGGCGCTGGCCCTGTCGAAGGGGCTGGACCGCGACCGCGGCGTTGACGAGACGGGCGGCCAGATCGCGATCTTCGGCCGGCTGGGCGCGCGTCCCTTCAACCGCAAGGAGATGGAGACGCTGTTCCTCAATTCGAAGCGGCAGCCCTACAAGGTGTCGAACAGCGTGGACATGACCCTGTGGGTCGATGCGACACCCGAGAAACCGCCGCTGCTGGCCAAAAGCGACCAATAGCGGCGATCTCGCTGGCGAACACAGGCTGGCCGTCAACTCTCGTCCAGCAGCAGCAGTTCGATCCGCACGACAAGCCGGGGGGCGGGAACCATCCTGTGATCCACCCGGCAAACCGTCGCATCCGCGACGAGCGTCCCCGGCAGCGTGAATTCGTGATCGGGCAGGGCTGCGATGAAATTCTCGCCGTCATGCGAAACGGCGCAGCCGTCGAACGATAGCGTGAATGCGTGGCGTGACCCGGCAAAGGTGACGCTCGCCCAGGGTGTTTCGCTGTGGTCCAGGATTTCGGCGCGCGGCCCCGCCAGTACGCGGATCGCACGGCCCAGGCGCTCGCCTGTGGACAGGCGGCGGCGCGGCGTGCGGGCGAGGGCGAGGGCGGTGTCATGCTGCATCGGACGTCTCCCGAAGATAGATGTTCATGAAATGTTCCACACGTTCCGTCATCGCGCGGCGGGGCTCGCGACCGTTGCGCAAATCGCCGATCAGACGCGGATCGTGGGCGGCGAGCCGGCCAAAGCGCGTTTCGGCCATTCCGGTCTGGCGAAGGAACTTCTCTATCTGGCGCAAGAGCATGGCCAAGCGACTCCCTGGAGGTTGGATAGGATTTTTCCGGTGTTGACGTTTAAATCCTACAAGTCTAGGAAAAATCCTTCGATATCGGAGTGAGGCCCAGCCGGAGCCGGTCAATGGTTGACGATCCTTCAGATGGCGCTGCGCGATCGCGCCTGCTGCAATTGTCGGGCGAGAAGGGCGTAAGCCTTTCCGCGCTTTCGGCGATGATCGGGCGCAATCCCTCGTATTTGCAGCAGTTCGTGCGCAAGGGCTCTCCCAAGCGGCTGGAAGAGCGGGATCGCCACGTGCTTGCGCAATTCCTTGGCGTGGACGAGGCGGAGCTTGGCGCGCCCGAACACTTGCGCGAACGCGTTGCGCCCGCGGGCAGGGCCGCGCGCAAGGGGGCGGACTGGATCGACGTGCCGCGCCTGCCGCTTGGCGCTTCTGCAGGGCCGGGTGCCTTCGCGAGCGGCGAGGCGCCCGAAGGACAGCTTCGATTCTCTGCCGCATGGCTTTCGCGCAACGGGTTTGCGCCGGGCAGCCTCAGCGTGATCGCGGTGGAAGGCGATTCGATGGAACCCACCTTGCGCGACGGGGACGAGATTCTGGTGGACCGCAGCCCGGCGCCCTTGCGTGCGGGCATCCACGTGATCCGGCTGGACGACATGCTGCTGGTAAAGCGGCTGGAACCTGCAGGACCGGACACGATACGCGTGATCAGCGACAACCCCGCCTATGGCCGGGGCGAGCATCCCCTGGGCGACGTCCGGGTGATCGGCCGCGTGGTGTGGAAGGGCGGGCGGCTGTAAAGCCCGACCTTGGCGTTGCAATCGCCGCGCATTGCCGCCATCTCGTCAGCATGACCGAAGCATCCCGGACCGCCGAACCGCCCATGCGCGTGGCCATCGTACCCGTCACCCCGCTCCAGCAGAACTGCACGCTGGTGTGGTGCACGAAGACCAAGAAGGCGGCATTCATCGATGCAGGCGGCGATCTGGACCGGTTGAAGCAGGCGGCCGAAAAGGCGGGCGTGACGGTAGAAAAGCTGCTCGTCACCCACGGCCATATCGATCACTGCGGCGGAACGGCCAAACTGGCGCGCGAACTGGGCGTGCCGATCGAAGGGCCGCAGGAAGCGGACCGCTTCTGGATTTCGCGGCTTGGAGACGATGGCGCTAAATACGGGATCGACGGCGAAGTGTTCGAACCGGCCCGCTGGCTGGAAGACGGCGATACCGTGACCATCGGCGACCTGACGCTGGACGTGATCCATTGTCCGGGCCACACGCCGGGGCACGTGGTTTTCTATCACGCGCCCAGCCACTTCGCGATCGTTGGCGACGTTCTGTTCCAGGGATCGATCGGTCGCACCGACTTCCCGATGGGCAACCACCAGGACCTGATCGATTCGATCACGAAGAAGCTCTGGCCGCTGGGCAACGACGTTACGTTCGTGCCCGGCCACGGCCCGCACAGCACATTCGGGCGTGAGCGCCAGACCAATGCTTTCGTCAGCGATTACGCATTGAGCTGAGGCCCGGCCGGGCCAACGGCCTACCAGCCGGCTGCGATCGCCACGGCCCAGCCGGCAAGGCCAAGCTGGGTGAGGAAGGTCACCATCGTGCCGATCGAGCGGCCGGTGGCGAATCCCTTTCCGTCCATGCCAACGCCATGCGCCACGCGGCCCAGCAGATAGATAGCGGCCACCGCCATCAGCACCGGGCTCCAGTGCGTTTGCGCAAATTCGATTCCGCCGATCAGCAACAGCACCAGCGGCGTGTTTTCGGCGAAGTTCAACTGGGCGCGCATCCGGCGGGTCAGCATCTCGTTGCCACCGTCGCCGATGCTGATCTTTTCGCTGGTGCGCACTTGTCCCACGCGGACGGCAAGCCACAGGTTGATAACGGCCGCGGCAGCAACCGCGGTAAGCGTGATCGGCAGAACCATTGTCGGGAAACTCCCCCCTTGCGCCGCCCGATTGGCGGTCGATGCGCCTTGATAGCCGCGCGGGCCTTGCATTGCGACGGAAAATCCGTATAGGCGCCGTTCGCCCGCGGTGGGATTTCCCCGTTCGTTGCCGAACCTTCGCGCAAGTCTGCGCAGGGGTTGTGTAGTGGATGGGTTCGGCCTATCGCAGAATTCGAACAGCATTTCGCAAGTATTCAGGAACAGGTGCCGAAATGGCCGTCCCCAAGAGGAAAGTCTCCCCGTCCCGTCGCGGCATGCGCCGCAGCCACGATGCGCTGAAGGCGGAAGCCTTTCACGAGTGCTCGAATTGTGGCGAGCTGAAGCGCCCGCACAATCTGTGCCCGTCCTGCGGTCACTACAACGGTCGCGAAGTAATCGCCGTCGGCCTCTAAGGCCGTTTCCTTGGAGTTTGTCACGTCATGAGCCTGCCGCGTATCGCCGTCGATGCGATGGGCGGAGATGAAGGCGTTCGCGTGATGATCGAAGGGGCGGCGCTTGCGCGTCGCCGCCACGATCGCTTCAAGTTCCTGTTGGTAGGCGACGAAACGCGCATTCGCGCGGCGCTTGAAAACCATCCCAATCTGAAGGGCGCGTCGGAGATTCTCCACGCGCCCGATGTCGTGTCGGGCGAAGAGAGGCCGACGCAGGCGCTTCGCCGCGCCAAGACGACGTCGATGGGCCTGGCAATCGATGCGGTGAAACAGGGCAAGGCCGGTGCCGCCGTCAGCGCGGGCAATACCGGCGCGCTTATGGCGATGAGCAAGCTGGCCCTGCGCACGATGCCGGGAATCGACCGTCCCGCGCTTGCGGCGCTGATTCCGACGTTGGGCGATAACGATCTGGTGATGCTGGATCTTGGCGCGAACACGGAATGCGATGCCCGCAACCTTGTCCAGTTCGCGATCATGGGCGCGGCCTATGCGCGCATCCTTCACGATCTTGACCAGCCGCGCGTGCGCCTTCTCAACATCGGCACCGAAGAAACCAAGGGCACCGATGCGCTGCGCGATGCGTCGGAACAGCTGCGCGACGCGAGCGGCGACCTGGCGATGTCGTTCGACGGCTTCACCGAAGCCGACAAGATTTCGCGCGGCGACGTGGACGTGGTCGTGACCGACGGGTTTTCCGGCAATATCGCGTTGAAGGCGGTAGAGGGCGCGGCGCGTTTCGTGGGCGACCTTCTGAAGCGCAGCTTCGCATCGTCGCTGCGTTCGAAGATCGGCTTCCTGATCTCGCGCCCGGCAACCGAACTGCTGCGCCACCACCTCGATCCCAACAACCACAACGGCGCGGTCTTCCTGGGGCTCAACGGCGTTATCGTGAAAAGCCACGGCAGCGCCACGGCGCTGGGCGTGGCCAATGCCGTAGCGGTTGCGGCGCGCCTTCTGGAAGACGACCTGACCCACCGGATCGCGGCCGACCTGGAACGGGTTGGTGAAGACGCGATCCGCCAGCCCGTGGTGCGCCGCACCGCGCAGAAAGGCGAACCTGCGTGACCATCCGTTCTGTTATCAAGGGCAGCGGGTCGGCCTTGCCCGCGCGCGCGGTTCCCAATGCCGAAATGGCGGAAATGGTGGACACCACCGACGAATGGATCGTCGAGAGGACCGGCATCCGCAATCGTTATATCGCGGGTGAGGGTGAAACCACGTCCACCCTGGCCACCGGCGCCGCGCGCAAGGCGTGCGAGGCGGCAGGCGTCGATCCGGCGAGCGTGGACATGATCGTTGTCGCAACCGCAACGCCCGACCAGACATTTCCCGCCACCGCGACGATCGTCCAGCAGGCGCTGGGCTGTACCGGCGGGATCGCGTTTGACGTGGCCGCCGTGTGCACCGGCTTCCTCTATGCGCTGGGCGTTGCCGACAGCATGATCCGCACCGGAATGGCGAAGCGCGCGCTGGTCATCGGTGCCGAAACGTTCAGCCGCATCCTCGACTGGGAAGATCGCACCACCTGCGTGCTGTTTGGCGACGGGGCGGGGGCGATCCTGCTCGAATCGGCGGACGTCGACGAAGCCGATCCGCGCGCGCCCGGCATCATTGCCACCCGGCTTCATGCCGACGGCAGCCACAACCAGCTGCTCTATGTGGATGGCGGCCCGTCGAGCACCGGCACCGTGGGCAAGCTGCGGATGAAGGGGCGTGAGGTTTTCCGCCATGCGGTGGTCAACCTGGCCCAAGTTCTGGAAGAAGTGCTTGCCGAAGCGGGCAAGACGGCGGCCGATCTCGACTGGGTTGTGCCGCACCAGGCCAATTCGCGCATTCTGGATGCCACCGCGCGCAAGCTGGGCCTGCCGCCCGAAAAGGTGATCGTCACCGTGGATCAGCACGCGAACACAAGCGCAGCCTCCGTGCCGCTGGCTTTCGACTCGGCGATGCGCGATGGCCGGATCAAGCCCGGAGATCTCGTGATGTTTGAGGCCATGGGGGGCGGATTTACCTGGGGCGCATCGCTCGTCAGGCTCTGAATGCCCCTTTGAGTCCAATTTTGATACGAAAAATCCCTTCAATGCCAGCGCATTGATTTGCGTTCCCACCGTTTCGGGTTATGTTAGCCAAGGGTAATTGATTTGGTGGGAGAACGAAGGGGATGCGTTCTGTCGGAACATTGACGCGGGCGGACCTTGCGGAAAGCATCAATCGCCGGGTCGGATTGTCGCGCGCGGATTCGCTAGAAATGGTGGAATCCATTCTGGACGAGATGTGTGACGCGCTCGAAAAGGGCGAAAACGTCAAGATCTCGGGTTTCGGGACATTCCTCTTGCGAGACAAGACCGAACGGATCGGGCGCAATCCCAAGACGGGCGTCGAAGTGCCAATCACGCCGCGCCGCGTGCTTACGTTCCGGGCCAGCCAGATGCTGAAGGACCGCATCTGCACCGAAGAATGACCGACCAGCCTTCTCTCGATTTCCAGGATGACAAGGAACCTGACGCGCTGCGCACGATCGGCGAGGTGGCAAAGGCGTTCGGAATAAAGCAGCACGTGCTGCGCTATTGGGAAGAACAGTTCCCGCAGCTGAAACCGCTGACCCGTGCGGGCGGACGGCGATACTATCGTCCCGAAGACGTGGAGCTGATCCAGGAAATCAGCAGGCTGCTCTATCAGGAAGGTTACACCATTCGGGGTGCGCGCCATGTCCTTGGCGGGCGCAAACGCGTCGCGCGCGAAGGCGCGACGCAGCCTGATGCCGGTCAATCGCAAGGTGGCCGGGCCGATGCCGCGCTTGTGCGCAAGTTGCAGAATATCCGCGCCGATCTGGCCGCTGCACTGGCCGCCGCAGGTTGAATCTTCGATTGGCGGTTAGCGGCGCCAGCCACTGAGCGTGAGGATTTCGAACGTTTCCGTAACGCGGCCTTGTTCATCCGCCAGTTCGTCAAACGCATCCAGCGCCCGCGCATGGGCCGCCTTGCCCAGTGCCGGCCCGTGCTTTGCAAGCACATTCTGCTGGCCCTGCGCGCGCACGTCGGCAACCAGCGAGGCGAGAGAGCCGAAGCGTACCGAAAGGCTGCGGCTGTCGATAACCGGATCGTCAAACCCGCAACGCTGGAGAAGTTGCCCGCCCGCGCGCACGTCAACCATGGGGTGAAGGCGCGGGGCAGGGCGCTCTGCATCGGCAGCAGCCATGATCTCGCGCAGGGCGGGCAGGCTTCCCGCGCCGGCGAAACTTGCAATCATCAACCCGCCCGGCGCCAGTGCGGCGCGCAAGTGCAGCAGGGCGCCGGGAAGGTCATTCACCGTGTCCAGCGTGCCGAAGCTGGTAACAAGCTGGAACCCGCCGCCGGGCAGGGGCTGTTCTTCGTCAATCGCCTGCTCGCCGCTTACGGGAAGCGGATCGGCGCGATCCACTTCCACGCCGCGCGCGTCCAGCGTTTGCGCCAGTGTGCCGGTCCAGTCTCCGATGACCAGCGCCGACTTTGGCTCGTGCCGCAGGAAATCCAGGCGCTCGATCACGTCCTCGGTCATGTCGTCGAGCAGGTAACGCGCGGCGTCCGGCGATTGTTGCATCCGGTGCAGGCGGCGACGCACCGCAAGGCGGCGGCGCGGTGAAAATATCGTGGGGGGCAAAGCCATCGATTTCGCGACTGCCCGTATCCGCGCCACTTGCCAAGGGGCCGCAGGCACGAAAAGGTCAATCGCATGGCCCTTGCCGCTTCGTTTGCGCCCGTTGTGGACTTTGTTTTTCCGCCGCGCTGCCCATTGTGCGGCGATGCGCTGGCCGCGCAGGGCGGGCTTTGCCTGTCTTGCTGGAGCGGGCTTGTGATTCCCGGAGAGCCAAGCTGTTCGAAGTGCCAGCGCCCGCTGGGGAACGTCGTCGAGCGAGGTCATTCCGTTTGCGCTCCATGCATGGCGATGCCGCCGAAGCATGGGGGTATCCACGCGGCAACGCTCTACAACGATACCGCCCGGCAGCTTGTGCTGGCCTTCAAGCACGGGCGGCGAATCGGACTGTCGGCGCTGCTCGGCCGGCTGATTGCCGCGAGGATTCCTGAACTTGACGGCGAATGGCTGGTTGTCCCGGTGCCGCTGCATCGCTGGCGCTTGTGGTCGCGCGGGTTCAACCAGTCGGCCATGCTCGCGCGCGAGGTATCGCGCCGCACCGGCCATCGCCTGCTGGTCGATGCCTTGCTGCGCACGCGGCGGACGCCCGCGCTGGGCGGCCTGTCACGCAAGGCGCGCGCAAAAACGCTATCCGGCGCGATCGTCGGCAATCCGCGCCAAATTGCAAGGTTGAAGGGCGCGCGCGTCCTGCTGGTCGACGATGTGCTGACAAGTGGTGCAACGTCCGGCGCGTGCATTGCCGCCTTGCGCAGGGCCGGTGCGCGCGATGTGCGCATCGCCTGCTTCTCGCGCGTTCTGGACGAGGCGCTTGATCATGCCGCTACGGCGGTTGAGTCGGGAACTGGAGGGCCGGAACCAGAGGGGGCACATAAGAAAACGCCCGGGAGCGGATGCTCCCGGGCGCCGTCGTGACGAAATTCTCGGCGTCCGTGCCTAGGCCCGGATCGACGGCCCCCCGACCGTCTCGCCATTATCCCTCACCGTCAGCATTCCCGTCCTCATGCCCCCAATTCGACCGGGTCGGACGCTGACCACTTTCCCTGAACATTGGCGCACATGCGCCGCCTTTCGGCGGTTCAGTTGCACGGTTCCCTCAAACCGCAGAGCATTTGTTGCCGAGCAAGCGCGCGGATGAAAGGGCTTCGTGCGGGAACTGTGGATTTTGGCGTCTCCCTGTGGTTATCGTGCAACAAAAGCTGCTGCAGAGCAGGCACTTGCGAAAGGCTATAACCATTTCCGACCGATCCGAGACCGAATTGCGCGAACAGGGGGACCGATTCATGCCCCGTTTCGATGCCGCGGGCCTGCTTACGGCTGTCGCCATCGACGTGAACAGCGGGCGTTTGCTGATGCTGGCGCACATGAATCGCGAAGCCGTGGACAAGACCGTCGAGACCGGATTCGCGCACTTCTTCTCCCGGTCGCGCGGCAGGCTGTGGATGAAGGGGGAGAGTTCCGGCCACGTCCTGAAAGTCCGCGAAATCCGCGTCGATTGCGACCAGGATGCCGTCGAACTGCGAGTCGAACCTGCCGGCCCTGCGTGCCACACGCTGGCAACCAGCTGCTTCTACCGGAAGCTGGGCGCGGATGGCCGACTCGAGCGGATCGAGGATTGACGTTTACGTAAAGGTGAATTAGCGCGGGCGCATGTCGACGCCTGATGCCGCAAAGCACCCTGAGCGGGAGCGCCAGACCGGATATCTCGATCATCCGGATGCCCAGGCGCGCGAGCAATACACGATCTCCGACCTGTCGACCGAATTCGGCGTAACCGCCCGCGCGCTTCGTTTCTATGAGGACGAAGGGCTGATCGCGCCGACGCGTTCCGGGCTGTCGCGCATCTATTCCAAGCGGGATCGCGCGCGGCTGGCGTGGATCATGCGCGCCAAGAACGTGGGTTTCAGCCTTGGCGAGATCCGCGACATGATCGACCTTTACGATCGCGACGACGGCCGTGCGGAACAACGCCGCTTCACGATAGAAAAATGCCGCGAACGGGTGGAAGCGCTCAGGCGCCAGCAGGCGGATATCGCCGATACGATCGATGAACTCACCGGATTCATCGACCTGGTGGTAGAACGCGAACGCGCCGAGGGCCGCGATCCGGATTCGTGGACCACGGACAACACAAAGCCGAATACACCAGACAAGGACTGACCATGCCCACCTACAAGGCGCCGACCGGCGACACGCGTTTCATCGTCAACGAAGTGCTGGACATTGAAAGCTACGGGAACCTGCCGGGCTTCGAGAATGCCACGCGCGACATGATTGACGCGATCATCGAGGAAGGCGGTCGTTTCGCTTCCGAAGTCTTCGCGCCATTGAACCAGGTGGGCGACCAGGAAGGCTGCACCCGCAACGCGGACGGGTCCGTGACGACGCCCACCGGGTTCAAGGAAGCCTATGCGAAGTATCGCGAAGGCGGCTGGGGCACCTTGTCCGCGCCGGCCGAGTTCGGCGGGCAGGGGCTGCCGCACGTGCTGGGCTTCGTTATGGAGGAATACCTTGCCACCGCGAACCATGCGCTGGCGATGTATCCGGGACTTGCCAACGGCGCGGTCAGTGCGATCCTTGCCAAGGGATCGCCCGAACAGCATGCGAAGTACCTTCCGAAGATGATCTCTGGCGAATGGCTGGGGACGATGAACCTGACGGAGCCGCACTGCGGCACCGACCTGGGCCTGATTCGCACCAAAGCCGAACCGCAGGCCGATGGCTCCTATGCCATCAGCGGTACGAAGATCTTCATCTCGGCCGGCGAAAACGACCTTGTCGACAACATCATCCACCTCGTGCTCGCCAAGACGCCGGGCGCGCCGGAATCGTCGAAAGGTATCTCGCTGTTCATCGTTCCCAAGGTACTGGTGAACGATGACGGATCGCTGGGCGAACGCAACGCGGTTTCGTGCGGGTCGATCGAACACAAGATGGGCATCCACGGCAACGCGACCTGCGTGATGAATTACGATGGCGCCAAGGGCTGGATCGTGGGCGAAGAGTGCAAGGGCCTTGCCGCGATGTTTATCATGATGAACGCCGCGCGCCTTGGCGTTGGCATCCAGGGGCTTGGCCAGGCCGAAGTCGCTTACCAGAACGCGGTGACGTATGCGCAGGAACGTCGCCAGGGCCGCGCGCTGACCGGCCCGGCAGAGCCCGACCAGAAGGCCGACCCGATTTTCGTCCACCCCGATGTGCGCCGCATGCTGATGGATGCGAAGGCATTTACCGAAGGTATGCGTGCCCTGTGCATGTGGGGCGCGCTGCAGGTGGACCTGAGCCACAAGGCCGCGACCGAGGAAGAGCGCCAGCTGGCCGATGACCTGATCAGCCTGATGACCCCGGTCATCAAGGGATACGGCACCGACATGGGATATGCCACGGCCACCAACATGCAGCAGATTTATGGCGGGCACGGCTATATCAAGGAGTGGGGCATGGAGCAGTTCGTGCGCGATGCCCGCATCGCCATGATCTACGAAGGCGCCAACGGAATCCAGGCGATGGACCTGTGCGGTCGCAAGCTGGCGATGAACGGCGGGCGTGCTATCCAGGCTTTCTTCAAGCTGGTGGACGACGAATGCGCGGAAACCGGCGGGAACGAAACCGTCGCCGCCGTTGCCGAAAGGCTTGCCAGGGCGAATGGCGAACTGAAGGCCGCAACGATGTGGTTCATGCAGAACGCCATGGCTGACCGCAATTCGCTGGGTGCGGGCGCCTATGCCTATATGACGGCGATGGGCATCGTCTCGATCGGGCTGATGTGGCTGAAGGTTGCCAAGGTGGCCGCCGCGAAGCTGGAATCGGGCGAAGGCAACACGGCGTTCTACGAAGCCAAGCTTGTCACCGCGAAGCACTTTGCGCTGCGCTCGATGCCGCAGGCCGGCGCGCTGCGGCGTGAGATCGAAGCGGGCGGAGAAACCGTGATGGCGCTGCCGGTCGAGGCATTCGCCACGGCCTGACGGGCATTTCCCGAAACGTGAAATAGCGCCCCTGCCTTTCTCCCAAGCGGGAAGGGCAGGGGCGCCGTTTCTATCCGAATATTTCGTCGAAGAATGAAAGCATCGCGGCCCAGCTCTGCCGGTCGGCGCTGGCATCGTATTTCACCGCGTCCATGCCGCGGCTGTCGCTTTCGGGATCGGTGAAGCCGTGCCTTGCGTTTGAATAGACGTGCAAGTGCCAAAAAGCGCCCGCGGCGTCCATTTCTTCTTCAAAAGCAGCAACTTGTTCGCGCGGAACCAACGGGTCTTTGTCGCCGTGGCAGACGAGGATACGCGGCGTGATGCGGTCACCGTCGCGCGCCGGCCGGTCCGACGAGAGGATGCCGTGAAAAATGGCGACGGCTTTCAGGTCTTGCCCCGCGCGGGCCAGTTCCAGCACCGCCTGGCCGCCCATGCAGAAGCCGATTGCGGCAACCGGAAGACCCTTTGCCGCATCATGTCCCGCCAGCGTGGCCAGGTTTGCTGAAAGCCGCGTGCGATAGTGGTCCACATCGGCGCGCAAGCTGTCTGCAAGCGCGCGCACGCGCTCCGGCTCCTGGGGCACTTCGCCATAGAAATCGGCGATCATGGCCAGATAGCCGGCGTCCGCCAGCATCTGCGCGCGCCGTTCGATCGCCGGGCGCAGGTTCGCGATCGTGGGAAACACAAGAACCGCTGCGCGCGGCTTTCCGGCGGGCCGGCAAAGCCAGCCGGTAAGCGCGGTTTCGCGGTCTCGGAATTCGATCCTTTCCAGCATTCGCGATTTACTCCGGCAAGAAATCGGGCACCGACAGGTATCGTTCGCCGGTATCGTAGTTGAAGCCCATTACGCGCGCGCCTGCG contains:
- a CDS encoding S24 family peptidase, which encodes MVDDPSDGAARSRLLQLSGEKGVSLSALSAMIGRNPSYLQQFVRKGSPKRLEERDRHVLAQFLGVDEAELGAPEHLRERVAPAGRAARKGADWIDVPRLPLGASAGPGAFASGEAPEGQLRFSAAWLSRNGFAPGSLSVIAVEGDSMEPTLRDGDEILVDRSPAPLRAGIHVIRLDDMLLVKRLEPAGPDTIRVISDNPAYGRGEHPLGDVRVIGRVVWKGGRL
- a CDS encoding MBL fold metallo-hydrolase, translated to MTEASRTAEPPMRVAIVPVTPLQQNCTLVWCTKTKKAAFIDAGGDLDRLKQAAEKAGVTVEKLLVTHGHIDHCGGTAKLARELGVPIEGPQEADRFWISRLGDDGAKYGIDGEVFEPARWLEDGDTVTIGDLTLDVIHCPGHTPGHVVFYHAPSHFAIVGDVLFQGSIGRTDFPMGNHQDLIDSITKKLWPLGNDVTFVPGHGPHSTFGRERQTNAFVSDYALS
- a CDS encoding MAPEG family protein, with the protein product MVLPITLTAVAAAAVINLWLAVRVGQVRTSEKISIGDGGNEMLTRRMRAQLNFAENTPLVLLLIGGIEFAQTHWSPVLMAVAAIYLLGRVAHGVGMDGKGFATGRSIGTMVTFLTQLGLAGWAVAIAAGW
- the rpmF gene encoding 50S ribosomal protein L32; translation: MAVPKRKVSPSRRGMRRSHDALKAEAFHECSNCGELKRPHNLCPSCGHYNGREVIAVGL
- the plsX gene encoding phosphate acyltransferase PlsX, whose protein sequence is MSLPRIAVDAMGGDEGVRVMIEGAALARRRHDRFKFLLVGDETRIRAALENHPNLKGASEILHAPDVVSGEERPTQALRRAKTTSMGLAIDAVKQGKAGAAVSAGNTGALMAMSKLALRTMPGIDRPALAALIPTLGDNDLVMLDLGANTECDARNLVQFAIMGAAYARILHDLDQPRVRLLNIGTEETKGTDALRDASEQLRDASGDLAMSFDGFTEADKISRGDVDVVVTDGFSGNIALKAVEGAARFVGDLLKRSFASSLRSKIGFLISRPATELLRHHLDPNNHNGAVFLGLNGVIVKSHGSATALGVANAVAVAARLLEDDLTHRIAADLERVGEDAIRQPVVRRTAQKGEPA
- a CDS encoding beta-ketoacyl-ACP synthase III — encoded protein: MTIRSVIKGSGSALPARAVPNAEMAEMVDTTDEWIVERTGIRNRYIAGEGETTSTLATGAARKACEAAGVDPASVDMIVVATATPDQTFPATATIVQQALGCTGGIAFDVAAVCTGFLYALGVADSMIRTGMAKRALVIGAETFSRILDWEDRTTCVLFGDGAGAILLESADVDEADPRAPGIIATRLHADGSHNQLLYVDGGPSSTGTVGKLRMKGREVFRHAVVNLAQVLEEVLAEAGKTAADLDWVVPHQANSRILDATARKLGLPPEKVIVTVDQHANTSAASVPLAFDSAMRDGRIKPGDLVMFEAMGGGFTWGASLVRL
- a CDS encoding integration host factor subunit alpha, whose protein sequence is MRSVGTLTRADLAESINRRVGLSRADSLEMVESILDEMCDALEKGENVKISGFGTFLLRDKTERIGRNPKTGVEVPITPRRVLTFRASQMLKDRICTEE
- a CDS encoding MerR family transcriptional regulator, which translates into the protein MTDQPSLDFQDDKEPDALRTIGEVAKAFGIKQHVLRYWEEQFPQLKPLTRAGGRRYYRPEDVELIQEISRLLYQEGYTIRGARHVLGGRKRVAREGATQPDAGQSQGGRADAALVRKLQNIRADLAAALAAAG
- a CDS encoding methyltransferase domain-containing protein, coding for MALPPTIFSPRRRLAVRRRLHRMQQSPDAARYLLDDMTEDVIERLDFLRHEPKSALVIGDWTGTLAQTLDARGVEVDRADPLPVSGEQAIDEEQPLPGGGFQLVTSFGTLDTVNDLPGALLHLRAALAPGGLMIASFAGAGSLPALREIMAAADAERPAPRLHPMVDVRAGGQLLQRCGFDDPVIDSRSLSVRFGSLASLVADVRAQGQQNVLAKHGPALGKAAHARALDAFDELADEQGRVTETFEILTLSGWRR
- a CDS encoding phosphoribosyltransferase family protein; the encoded protein is MAMPPKHGGIHAATLYNDTARQLVLAFKHGRRIGLSALLGRLIAARIPELDGEWLVVPVPLHRWRLWSRGFNQSAMLAREVSRRTGHRLLVDALLRTRRTPALGGLSRKARAKTLSGAIVGNPRQIARLKGARVLLVDDVLTSGATSGACIAALRRAGARDVRIACFSRVLDEALDHAATAVESGTGGPEPEGAHKKTPGSGCSRAPS
- the hisI gene encoding phosphoribosyl-AMP cyclohydrolase, producing MPRFDAAGLLTAVAIDVNSGRLLMLAHMNREAVDKTVETGFAHFFSRSRGRLWMKGESSGHVLKVREIRVDCDQDAVELRVEPAGPACHTLATSCFYRKLGADGRLERIED
- a CDS encoding MerR family DNA-binding transcriptional regulator, translated to MSTPDAAKHPERERQTGYLDHPDAQAREQYTISDLSTEFGVTARALRFYEDEGLIAPTRSGLSRIYSKRDRARLAWIMRAKNVGFSLGEIRDMIDLYDRDDGRAEQRRFTIEKCRERVEALRRQQADIADTIDELTGFIDLVVERERAEGRDPDSWTTDNTKPNTPDKD